In one Pseudomonas fitomaticsae genomic region, the following are encoded:
- a CDS encoding GNAT family N-acetyltransferase encodes MTIEWVCKHHSDLGLEQLYAILKLRSEVFVVEQRCAYLDPDGQDLDGDTCHLMGWDGDQLVAYLRLLDPESQGGDVVIGRVLTAPAGRGKGLGHEMMEQALKQAEKRWPEVPIYLSAQAHLQGYYGRYGFVVAGEEYLEDDIPHIGMRRS; translated from the coding sequence ATGACAATCGAGTGGGTCTGCAAACATCACAGCGATCTGGGACTGGAGCAGCTGTACGCCATTTTGAAATTGCGCTCGGAAGTGTTCGTGGTCGAACAGCGCTGCGCGTATCTGGATCCGGACGGTCAGGATCTCGACGGTGACACCTGTCATTTGATGGGCTGGGACGGTGATCAGCTGGTGGCGTACCTGCGCCTGCTGGATCCGGAATCCCAGGGGGGCGACGTGGTGATCGGCCGCGTGCTGACGGCGCCAGCCGGGCGTGGCAAAGGGCTGGGGCATGAAATGATGGAGCAAGCGCTGAAACAGGCCGAGAAGCGTTGGCCTGAAGTGCCGATCTATCTGTCGGCCCAGGCGCATTTGCAGGGGTATTACGGGCGGTACGGGTTTGTGGTGGCGGGTGAGGAATATCTTGAGGATGACATTCCGCATATTGGTATGCGGCGGTCCTGA
- a CDS encoding winged helix-turn-helix domain-containing protein, whose protein sequence is MDVSKTKSSFYRRLYVAYLIDSGLASSVPALTEVTGMPRRTAQDTIAALADLDIVCEFEQEEGARNHAGRYRIREWGAIDRGWIERNLRQIKAVLEYP, encoded by the coding sequence ATGGACGTAAGCAAGACCAAGAGCAGTTTCTACCGGCGCTTGTACGTGGCGTACCTGATCGACAGTGGCCTGGCCAGCAGCGTGCCGGCGCTGACCGAGGTCACCGGCATGCCCCGGCGCACGGCGCAGGACACTATTGCCGCGCTGGCGGATCTGGATATCGTCTGCGAGTTCGAACAGGAAGAGGGCGCGCGCAATCATGCGGGGCGCTATCGGATTCGCGAGTGGGGGGCGATTGATCGGGGGTGGATCGAGCGGAATTTGCGGCAGATCAAGGCTGTTCTCGAGTATCCCTGA
- a CDS encoding putative bifunctional diguanylate cyclase/phosphodiesterase, protein MECAQPQPGEGSSVLLIVDDYPENLISMRALLQRQDWQVITAASGFEALSLLLEHDVDLVLLDVQMPGMDGFEVARLMRGSQRTRLTPIIFLTANEQSQDAVIKGYASGAVDYLFKPFDPQILKPKVQALLEHQRNRRALQRLSQDLESARAFNASVLDNAAEGILVLAEDGLIRFANPAISRLLNAPVKELEGQEFLDFLQKPHIPLWADSEFYAGYKRGETLRLHDALLRTAPGQQVPVALSCAPLPSEQHAMVVTVLDMSVVRHLHQQLEFQAVTDPLTGLLNRRGFYQTVENLLLRGERTDSSWVLMYLDLDGFKRVNDSLGHDAGDRVLRWVSEQLKACLRPFDILARMGGDEFTALLDLEFPEQAAKIAEKLIERVSICQQIEGLDIALGASIGIATYPDCGNNLDGLMRASDIAMYEAKRAGRQQYRFYDHEMNGRARSRLMLEESVRNAIENRDFNLVYQPQVAIGDGRIRGFEALLRWQHPSVGDVPPGLFLPLLEEATLISRLGSWIYHRSAGQRKAWEAEFSRDLVIGVSLSNTQFGLPNLVTELRQVLERHGLQPHQMEVEVTEEALTINPDETRKQLKLLRNLGVRVALDDFGSGSCSLSHLRDLELDTLKLDRHLIARLPDSSRDASLVRTVIDLCKEYGLLVIAEGVETVEQYQWLQAHGCEYVQGFLVARPLVAEDTARFTEPFDWSALAG, encoded by the coding sequence ATGGAATGCGCGCAACCCCAGCCAGGTGAAGGCAGCTCAGTCCTTTTGATCGTTGATGATTACCCTGAAAATCTGATCAGCATGCGCGCCTTGCTGCAGCGCCAGGACTGGCAGGTGATTACCGCGGCTTCCGGTTTCGAAGCCCTCAGCCTGCTGCTCGAACATGACGTCGATCTGGTACTGCTGGATGTGCAGATGCCGGGCATGGACGGTTTTGAAGTCGCGCGTCTGATGCGCGGCAGCCAGCGCACGCGCCTGACCCCGATCATCTTTCTCACCGCCAACGAGCAGTCCCAGGACGCCGTGATCAAGGGCTATGCCAGCGGTGCGGTGGATTACCTGTTCAAACCCTTCGATCCGCAGATTCTCAAGCCCAAAGTCCAGGCGTTGCTGGAGCACCAGCGCAATCGCCGGGCCTTGCAGCGCTTGAGTCAGGATCTGGAATCGGCGCGAGCCTTCAATGCCTCGGTGCTGGATAACGCCGCCGAAGGCATTCTGGTGCTGGCCGAAGATGGTTTGATCCGCTTCGCCAACCCGGCGATTTCCCGGTTGCTCAATGCGCCGGTGAAGGAGCTGGAAGGGCAGGAGTTTCTCGATTTCCTGCAGAAACCGCACATTCCGCTGTGGGCCGATTCCGAGTTTTATGCCGGTTACAAACGTGGCGAGACCTTGCGTTTACACGATGCGTTGTTGCGTACCGCGCCGGGGCAGCAAGTGCCGGTGGCCTTGTCCTGCGCGCCGCTGCCGAGTGAACAGCACGCGATGGTGGTGACGGTGCTGGACATGTCGGTGGTGCGCCATCTGCATCAGCAGCTGGAATTTCAGGCGGTCACCGACCCGCTGACCGGGCTGCTCAATCGTCGGGGTTTTTACCAGACTGTGGAAAACCTGTTGCTGCGCGGCGAGCGCACGGACAGCAGCTGGGTGCTGATGTACCTCGATCTCGACGGCTTCAAGAGGGTCAATGATTCCCTCGGCCATGATGCCGGGGACCGGGTGTTGCGCTGGGTCTCCGAACAATTGAAAGCGTGCCTGCGGCCGTTCGACATTCTGGCGCGGATGGGCGGCGATGAATTCACCGCGCTGCTGGATCTGGAATTCCCCGAACAAGCGGCGAAGATCGCCGAGAAGCTCATCGAGCGGGTGTCGATCTGTCAGCAGATCGAAGGCCTCGATATCGCTCTGGGTGCGAGTATCGGCATCGCCACTTACCCGGATTGCGGCAACAACCTCGACGGTCTGATGCGCGCCTCGGACATTGCCATGTACGAGGCCAAGCGTGCCGGGCGTCAGCAATATCGTTTCTACGATCACGAAATGAACGGCCGCGCGCGCTCACGGCTGATGCTGGAAGAGAGCGTGCGCAACGCCATCGAGAACCGTGATTTCAATCTGGTCTACCAGCCGCAGGTGGCGATTGGCGACGGCCGGATTCGCGGTTTCGAGGCCTTGCTGCGCTGGCAGCATCCGAGCGTCGGCGACGTGCCGCCGGGGTTGTTCCTGCCGTTGCTGGAAGAGGCGACGCTGATCAGCCGGCTCGGCAGCTGGATTTATCATCGCAGCGCCGGGCAGCGGAAGGCCTGGGAGGCTGAGTTCTCCAGGGATCTGGTGATCGGCGTGAGCCTGAGCAACACCCAGTTCGGCCTGCCGAATCTGGTCACCGAATTGCGCCAGGTGCTGGAGCGCCATGGTTTGCAGCCGCACCAGATGGAAGTGGAAGTCACCGAAGAGGCGCTGACGATCAACCCGGACGAGACCCGCAAACAGCTCAAGCTGCTGCGCAATCTCGGGGTACGGGTGGCGCTGGACGATTTCGGTTCCGGCTCTTGCTCGCTGTCGCATCTGCGTGATCTGGAACTGGACACCCTCAAGCTCGATCGGCACCTGATCGCCCGATTGCCGGACTCGTCCCGCGACGCTTCGCTGGTGCGCACAGTCATCGACCTGTGCAAGGAATACGGCTTGCTGGTGATTGCCGAAGGTGTGGAAACCGTCGAGCAATACCAGTGGCTGCAAGCCCATGGTTGCGAGTACGTGCAAGGCTTCCTGGTGGCGCGGCCGTTGGTCGCCGAGGACACCGCACGCTTTACCGAGCCATTCGACTGGAGCGCGTTGGCCGGTTGA
- a CDS encoding M48 metallopeptidase family protein: MTALKYLQAYPANLQDQVRQLIADNRLGDYLSQRYPGRHDVQSDKALYGYALDLKQEYLRNAPAIDKVLFDNRLDLTHRALGLHTTVSRVQGGKLKAKKEIRIASLFKEAAPEFLKMIVVHELAHFKESDHNKAFYKLCEHMLPGYHQVEFDLRVYLTWRDMQ; the protein is encoded by the coding sequence ATGACTGCGTTGAAATACCTCCAGGCCTATCCCGCGAATCTGCAGGATCAGGTGCGCCAATTGATCGCCGACAACCGCCTCGGTGATTACCTGAGCCAACGCTATCCGGGCCGCCATGATGTGCAGAGCGACAAGGCGTTGTACGGCTACGCGCTGGACCTGAAACAGGAATACCTGCGCAACGCCCCGGCCATCGACAAGGTCTTGTTCGACAACCGCCTCGACCTGACCCACCGCGCCCTCGGCTTGCACACCACGGTCTCGCGGGTGCAGGGCGGCAAGCTCAAGGCCAAGAAAGAGATCCGTATCGCCTCGCTGTTCAAGGAGGCCGCGCCTGAGTTCTTGAAGATGATCGTCGTGCATGAACTGGCGCACTTCAAGGAGTCGGATCACAACAAGGCGTTCTATAAATTATGTGAGCACATGCTGCCGGGCTACCACCAGGTCGAGTTCGACCTGCGGGTGTACCTGACGTGGCGGGACATGCAATAA